One part of the Hirundo rustica isolate bHirRus1 chromosome 11, bHirRus1.pri.v3, whole genome shotgun sequence genome encodes these proteins:
- the POP4 gene encoding ribonuclease P protein subunit p29 isoform X1 produces the protein MEGQLYRRLPPEESGELRLQPQDSEKAKAFVHAFLKRSMPKMKDEAIQEMLTRKAVVLEHYPKKKTKPKRKKTKGFTAKQRRELRLFEIEPEQQRYAIFLPLHELWKQYIRDLCHGLKPDAQPHMIQGKLLKADLHGAIVTVTKSKCPSYVGITGIILQEFKHVFKIITKEDKLKVVPKLNNVFSLELDGFISYIYGSKFLLRASERSAKKFKLKGTIDL, from the exons ATGGAGG GACAGCTGTATCGCCGGCTGCCGCCCGAGGAGAGCGGGGAGCTGCGCCTGCAG CCCCAGGACTCAGAAAAAGCCAAGGCATTTGTGCATGCCTTCCTGAAGCGTAGCATGCCCAAAATGAAAGATGAAGCTATCCAGGAGATGCTAACTCGGAAAGCTGTCGTTCTGGAGCATTATCCCAAAAAAAAGACCAAGCCGAAGAGGAAGAAGACAAAAGGTTTTACCGCCAAGCAGAGGCGAGAGCTGCGTCTGTTTGAAATTGAACCTGAACAGCAAAG ATATGCCatcttcctccccctccacGAGCTCTGGAAACAGTACATCAGAGACCTGTGCCATGGACTCAAACCCGATGC GCAACCCCATATGATTCAGGGCAAGCTGCTCAAAGCTGATCTCCATGGAGCCATTGTTACAG TTACAAAATCAAAGTGTCCCTCTTACGTTGGGATAACGGGAATCATTCTGCAGGAATTTAAACACGTCTTCAAAATTATCACTAAAGAGGACAAATTAAAAG TTGTTCCCAAACTTAACAACGTATTTAGCTTGGAGCTCGATGGATTCATTTCCTACATCTATGGAAGCAAGTTCCTGCTCAGAGCAAGTGAGCGATCTGCAAAAAAATTCAAGTTGAAAGGAACTATTGACCTGTGA
- the POP4 gene encoding ribonuclease P protein subunit p29 isoform X2, whose translation MPKMKDEAIQEMLTRKAVVLEHYPKKKTKPKRKKTKGFTAKQRRELRLFEIEPEQQRYAIFLPLHELWKQYIRDLCHGLKPDAQPHMIQGKLLKADLHGAIVTVTKSKCPSYVGITGIILQEFKHVFKIITKEDKLKVVPKLNNVFSLELDGFISYIYGSKFLLRASERSAKKFKLKGTIDL comes from the exons ATGCCCAAAATGAAAGATGAAGCTATCCAGGAGATGCTAACTCGGAAAGCTGTCGTTCTGGAGCATTATCCCAAAAAAAAGACCAAGCCGAAGAGGAAGAAGACAAAAGGTTTTACCGCCAAGCAGAGGCGAGAGCTGCGTCTGTTTGAAATTGAACCTGAACAGCAAAG ATATGCCatcttcctccccctccacGAGCTCTGGAAACAGTACATCAGAGACCTGTGCCATGGACTCAAACCCGATGC GCAACCCCATATGATTCAGGGCAAGCTGCTCAAAGCTGATCTCCATGGAGCCATTGTTACAG TTACAAAATCAAAGTGTCCCTCTTACGTTGGGATAACGGGAATCATTCTGCAGGAATTTAAACACGTCTTCAAAATTATCACTAAAGAGGACAAATTAAAAG TTGTTCCCAAACTTAACAACGTATTTAGCTTGGAGCTCGATGGATTCATTTCCTACATCTATGGAAGCAAGTTCCTGCTCAGAGCAAGTGAGCGATCTGCAAAAAAATTCAAGTTGAAAGGAACTATTGACCTGTGA